A window of Neisseria canis contains these coding sequences:
- a CDS encoding TfoX/Sxy family protein, with amino-acid sequence MASGKAYLDFILEQLSDLDDITYRAMMGEYILYYKQKIVGGIYDDRLLFKPVQSAIDYMPNAAYELPYEGAKAMLLVSEVDDKAFLTGLFEAMYDELPQASPRKSKPQNQR; translated from the coding sequence ATGGCATCCGGCAAAGCATATTTGGATTTTATTTTGGAACAATTATCCGACTTGGACGACATCACTTATCGAGCCATGATGGGCGAGTATATTCTCTACTATAAGCAGAAAATCGTCGGCGGCATCTACGATGACCGATTGCTGTTTAAGCCCGTTCAGTCGGCAATCGACTATATGCCGAATGCGGCCTATGAGTTGCCTTACGAAGGCGCAAAAGCAATGCTGCTTGTGAGTGAAGTGGATGACAAGGCTTTTTTAACAGGGCTGTTTGAGGCCATGTATGATGAATTGCCCCAAGCCAGCCCAAGAAAAAGTAAACCGCAAAATCAGCGATGA
- a CDS encoding glutathione S-transferase, which produces MITLYALKQSRAYRIAWLLELLGLEYRAEVIARDGETSLAPDGLRRVHPLGKSPLIDDNGLVLAESGAIVEYLITRYGQETGLRPSENSAAYPEYLFWLHYAEGSLMPPLVMSLVFRKIETRKMPFFAKPVARKITDGVRASFLNPQLKLHLEFVENKLKGRTWLLGGEISGADIMMGFPLQAAVSRTPQNLPNISAYVRRIENDPAYQLAQERIGKLELL; this is translated from the coding sequence ATGATTACCCTATACGCACTCAAACAATCGCGAGCCTACCGCATCGCATGGCTGCTCGAACTGCTCGGCTTGGAGTACCGCGCGGAAGTGATAGCACGCGATGGCGAAACCTCGCTTGCGCCCGACGGCCTGCGCCGTGTCCACCCGCTGGGCAAATCGCCCCTGATAGACGACAACGGCTTGGTGCTGGCCGAAAGCGGCGCGATTGTCGAATACCTGATCACACGCTACGGGCAGGAAACGGGATTGAGGCCGTCTGAAAACAGCGCAGCTTATCCCGAATATCTGTTTTGGCTGCATTATGCCGAAGGTTCGCTGATGCCGCCGCTGGTGATGTCGCTGGTGTTCCGCAAAATCGAAACGCGCAAAATGCCGTTTTTCGCCAAACCCGTTGCCCGCAAGATTACCGACGGCGTGCGCGCATCGTTTTTGAATCCGCAGCTCAAACTGCATCTGGAATTTGTTGAAAACAAGCTAAAAGGCCGCACTTGGCTGCTGGGCGGAGAAATCAGCGGTGCCGACATCATGATGGGTTTCCCCTTGCAGGCAGCCGTGTCGCGGACCCCGCAGAACCTGCCGAATATCTCCGCCTATGTGCGCCGCATTGAAAACGACCCCGCCTACCAACTGGCGCAAGAACGCATCGGGAAACTGGAATTGCTGTGA
- a CDS encoding type I restriction endonuclease subunit R, which produces MFNKESDFENALIKLLSTKGWEAEALNHPTEEDLITNWQAHLDKTNKHIDRLDVPLLRSEMDQILEQVQTLKTPYALNGFINGKTVAIKREHPESRHFGKEVSLDIFDREEISAGKSRYQIARQPQFAARSDLYPKQRGDVMLLINGMPMFHIELKRSGVPVSQATNQIERYHKAGAFSGIFSLVQIFVAMSPEECRYFANTSGALNPAFYFRWADFNNEYIEEWDKVTTHFLSIPMAHQFIGDYTIADAKDEQLKVLRSYQYYAVNKIADTVASTHWGAGNQRGGYIWHTTGSGKTMSSFKAAQLISRRKDADKVVFLLDRIELGKQSLEEYQNFADNKGDVQATENTGVLLAKLKSDADRDGLIVTSIKKMSNIKPEDDINEADIAQIAEKRLVFVIDEAHRTTFGEMLISIKYTFPHAIFFGFTGTPIEDENAKKDATTATIFGKELHRYSIADGIRDGNVLGFHPFHISTFKDSDLRRAVALQEAKAKDELEVFTDEKKKKIYNRFMNDVDMVEIEEHVPNAQYQVAEHVNAVIDDLLGNWQRLSQGGKYHAIFATSSIPEAVQYYRLIKARNTGLKLTALFDPSIANDGQGSDKEAWIAEILSDYNTRFGTHFGYADYGKFKADLSDRLAHIKAYKRVQPAEQLDLLIVVDQMLTGFDSKWVNTLYLDKLLEYANLIQAFSRTNRLCDNTDKPFGLIRYYRKPHTMHKNIEQAVKLYSGDRPLGLFVDNLDQVINKMNDCFADIAAIFKHAGQADFAQNPDDATACAKFVKDFNQLNNHLQSARLLGFVWEKQSYDVMQENGSVITATLDFDRQTYDKLLARYKDLFAESSGTGSGDDSVPFDLQSHINEIETDKIDQNYMNARFEKWLKAIGDTEKTAAFEELHHAFATLSKEDQRIAEQFLHDVQSGDITLDPALTLSDYITARKHTEAEQKIQKVIDDLGLNGSLLREMLARKYNRDSIDLAKLNALKATVDKEKAKAYFKVDRLIFLNKQIDTFLRELITA; this is translated from the coding sequence ATGTTCAACAAAGAATCCGATTTTGAAAACGCTTTAATCAAACTGCTTTCCACCAAGGGTTGGGAGGCGGAGGCGTTAAACCATCCCACCGAAGAAGATTTGATTACCAACTGGCAGGCACATTTGGATAAGACCAACAAGCATATCGACAGGCTTGATGTGCCGCTGTTGCGCAGCGAAATGGATCAGATTCTGGAACAGGTGCAAACGCTGAAAACACCTTATGCGCTCAATGGTTTTATCAACGGCAAAACCGTCGCCATCAAACGCGAACACCCCGAAAGCCGCCATTTCGGCAAGGAAGTGTCGCTGGATATTTTCGACCGCGAAGAGATTTCGGCAGGCAAAAGCCGCTACCAAATCGCCCGCCAGCCGCAGTTTGCGGCGCGTTCGGATTTATACCCCAAACAGCGCGGCGATGTGATGCTGTTAATCAACGGTATGCCGATGTTCCATATCGAATTGAAACGATCGGGCGTGCCTGTCAGCCAGGCCACGAATCAGATCGAGCGTTACCACAAGGCGGGGGCATTTTCGGGGATTTTCAGCTTGGTGCAGATTTTTGTGGCGATGTCACCCGAGGAGTGCCGCTATTTTGCCAATACCAGCGGGGCGTTGAATCCGGCGTTTTATTTCCGCTGGGCGGATTTCAATAATGAATATATTGAAGAGTGGGATAAGGTGACGACGCATTTTCTTTCCATTCCGATGGCGCATCAGTTTATCGGCGATTACACCATTGCCGATGCCAAAGACGAACAGCTCAAAGTGCTGCGCAGCTATCAGTATTACGCGGTAAACAAAATCGCCGATACGGTGGCAAGCACCCATTGGGGAGCGGGCAATCAGCGCGGCGGCTATATCTGGCACACCACAGGCTCGGGCAAAACCATGTCGAGCTTTAAGGCGGCGCAGCTCATCAGCCGCCGCAAAGATGCCGATAAGGTGGTGTTTCTACTCGACCGCATCGAGCTGGGCAAGCAGTCGCTGGAGGAGTATCAAAACTTTGCCGACAATAAGGGCGATGTGCAGGCAACAGAAAATACCGGTGTATTGCTCGCCAAGCTCAAAAGCGATGCCGACCGCGACGGCCTGATCGTAACGTCCATCAAAAAAATGAGCAATATCAAACCAGAAGATGACATAAACGAAGCGGATATTGCCCAAATTGCCGAAAAGCGGCTGGTGTTTGTGATTGACGAAGCGCACCGCACCACTTTCGGCGAGATGCTGATTTCCATCAAGTACACCTTTCCCCACGCCATTTTCTTCGGCTTTACCGGTACGCCGATTGAAGACGAAAACGCAAAAAAAGACGCGACGACTGCCACAATTTTCGGCAAAGAGCTGCACCGCTATTCGATTGCCGACGGCATTCGTGACGGCAATGTGCTGGGCTTTCACCCCTTTCACATCAGCACCTTCAAAGACAGCGATTTGCGCCGCGCCGTGGCCTTGCAGGAAGCCAAGGCGAAAGATGAACTTGAAGTATTTACCGATGAAAAGAAAAAGAAAATCTATAACCGCTTTATGAACGACGTGGATATGGTGGAGATTGAAGAACATGTGCCGAACGCGCAATATCAAGTGGCGGAGCATGTGAATGCCGTGATTGACGACCTGCTGGGCAACTGGCAGCGGCTAAGCCAAGGCGGCAAATACCACGCCATTTTTGCCACGAGTTCCATCCCCGAAGCGGTGCAGTATTACCGCTTAATCAAAGCCAGAAATACGGGGCTGAAGCTTACCGCACTGTTTGATCCGAGTATTGCCAACGACGGACAAGGCAGCGACAAAGAAGCGTGGATTGCCGAAATTCTAAGCGATTACAACACCCGATTCGGTACGCATTTCGGCTATGCCGATTACGGTAAATTCAAAGCCGATTTGTCCGACCGCCTCGCCCACATCAAAGCCTACAAACGGGTGCAGCCTGCCGAGCAACTGGATTTGCTGATTGTGGTCGATCAAATGCTCACCGGCTTCGACAGCAAATGGGTCAATACGCTGTATTTGGACAAGCTCTTGGAGTACGCCAACCTGATTCAAGCCTTTTCGCGCACTAACCGCCTGTGCGACAACACCGACAAGCCGTTCGGCTTAATCCGCTACTACCGCAAACCGCACACCATGCACAAAAACATCGAGCAGGCGGTCAAACTTTATTCTGGCGACCGCCCGCTGGGGCTGTTTGTGGACAATCTCGATCAAGTCATCAACAAAATGAACGACTGCTTTGCCGATATTGCCGCGATTTTCAAACACGCAGGGCAGGCGGATTTTGCCCAAAATCCCGACGATGCCACCGCATGCGCCAAATTTGTGAAGGACTTCAACCAACTCAACAACCACCTGCAATCAGCACGCCTGTTGGGATTTGTGTGGGAAAAGCAAAGCTACGACGTGATGCAGGAAAACGGCAGCGTGATTACCGCCACGCTGGATTTCGACCGACAAACCTACGACAAGCTGCTGGCGCGTTACAAGGATTTGTTTGCCGAAAGCAGCGGCACGGGCAGCGGCGATGACAGCGTACCTTTTGATTTGCAGTCGCACATCAACGAAATCGAAACCGATAAAATCGATCAAAACTACATGAACGCCCGTTTTGAAAAATGGCTCAAAGCCATCGGCGATACGGAAAAAACGGCGGCGTTTGAAGAGCTGCACCACGCATTTGCCACCTTGTCCAAAGAAGACCAGCGCATCGCCGAACAGTTTTTGCACGACGTACAATCGGGCGACATCACCCTCGACCCCGCCCTAACCTTGAGCGACTACATCACCGCCCGCAAACACACCGAGGCCGAACAGAAAATACAGAAAGTGATTGACGATTTGGGGCTGAACGGCAGCCTGCTGCGCGAGATGCTCGCCCGAAAATACAACCGCGATAGCATAGACCTAGCCAAACTGAACGCCTTAAAAGCCACCGTGGACAAAGAAAAAGCCAAGGCGTATTTCAAAGTAGACCGCCTGATTTTTCTGAACAAGCAGATTGATACGTTTTTAAGGGAACTGATTACCGCCTAA
- a CDS encoding Fic family protein, with translation MKQLLNFDDAVGYHYNRFPPQTLDYPLLMAGLLKATDALARYDQMLKNMHNSEILLAPLRNQEAVISSRMEGTISTMDEIMQYEADFGDGSHSAEVRSDIVETVLYQRALKNAQNALEGGYTLGKFLLKTMHQQLLSYGRGANKSPGTFKHEQNYLADKGKKAILFVPISPEKLDEGLDALFDYIHHDPAPILAKTAVSHLEFEALHPFQDGNGRIGRMLITLMLWQADAISAPHFYISGYFEEHKERYIELMRGVSDTGDWNEWCRFFLEAVYWQAVHNLEIAQNIHSLYEEMKSVFAETLSSKHSLAVLDFVFTYPVFRNSRLSDFAGIPPATANRFTKLLLNKGILSLKEEAGGRKSALYSFEQMMELVRV, from the coding sequence TTGAAGCAACTGCTTAATTTTGATGATGCCGTTGGGTATCACTACAACCGATTTCCACCTCAAACGCTGGATTATCCCCTGCTGATGGCAGGACTGCTCAAGGCAACCGATGCTTTGGCGCGTTACGACCAGATGCTGAAAAATATGCACAACAGTGAAATTTTGCTGGCTCCGCTGCGCAATCAGGAAGCAGTGATTTCTTCGCGTATGGAAGGCACCATCAGCACGATGGACGAGATTATGCAGTATGAGGCGGATTTCGGCGACGGCAGCCATTCTGCCGAAGTGCGTTCGGATATTGTGGAAACCGTGCTGTACCAACGGGCTTTAAAAAATGCGCAAAATGCCTTGGAAGGCGGCTATACGCTCGGCAAGTTTTTATTGAAAACCATGCACCAGCAGCTTTTGTCTTACGGGCGCGGTGCCAATAAATCGCCGGGAACGTTCAAGCACGAGCAGAATTATTTGGCGGACAAGGGGAAAAAAGCCATTCTCTTTGTGCCGATCAGCCCTGAAAAATTAGATGAAGGCTTGGATGCGTTATTTGATTACATTCATCACGACCCTGCGCCGATTTTGGCGAAAACGGCGGTTTCCCATCTTGAATTTGAAGCGCTCCACCCGTTTCAAGACGGCAACGGACGCATCGGCAGAATGTTGATTACCTTGATGCTTTGGCAGGCAGATGCCATCAGTGCGCCGCATTTTTATATCAGCGGCTATTTTGAGGAACATAAAGAACGCTATATCGAATTGATGCGCGGGGTTTCCGACACGGGCGATTGGAACGAATGGTGCAGATTTTTCTTGGAGGCGGTTTATTGGCAGGCAGTGCACAATCTTGAAATTGCCCAAAACATTCATTCGCTTTATGAGGAAATGAAATCTGTTTTTGCCGAAACACTTTCTTCCAAGCACTCGCTTGCCGTGCTGGATTTTGTGTTTACTTATCCTGTTTTCCGCAACAGCCGTTTGTCCGACTTTGCAGGCATTCCGCCGGCCACGGCAAACCGATTTACCAAGTTATTGTTAAATAAAGGCATTTTATCGCTAAAAGAAGAGGCCGGCGGACGTAAATCGGCATTGTATTCATTTGAGCAGATGATGGAGTTGGTTCGGGTTTAA
- a CDS encoding restriction endonuclease subunit S, with the protein MTTRHKQTAPSLRFKGFGGAWEKKTLGEIVEIIGGGTPDTTNPAYWNGDIDWYSPTEIGEHIYANGSVKKITSQGLQKSSAKMLPENKTVLFTSRASIGDMAILTKAGSTNQGFQSFVVGKELDIYFLYSMGFKIKEYALKNASGSTFLEVSKNKLLKAELFIPQLPEQAQLGNFFRELDHRITQSRALWEKSRQLKKAMLTKMFPAVGETTPKIRFKGFTGEWERKTLGEIAFSYSGGTPSIGNNKFYGGNIPFIRSGEIHSSKTELFLTQIGLENSSAKLVKKGDILYALYGATSGEVGRSQMDGAINQAILAIIPSENYDAEFISQWLKANKENIVNLYLQGGQGNLSGEIVKKIEISFPSPEEQTAIGNFFRQLDNTIALYALETEKLGRLKKALLAAMLV; encoded by the coding sequence ATGACGACACGGCACAAACAAACCGCCCCAAGCCTGCGGTTTAAAGGCTTTGGTGGAGCTTGGGAAAAGAAAACGCTCGGTGAGATAGTGGAAATTATTGGCGGTGGAACGCCTGATACCACAAATCCAGCATACTGGAACGGAGATATTGATTGGTACTCACCAACCGAAATTGGCGAGCATATTTATGCAAACGGAAGCGTAAAAAAAATTACATCGCAAGGATTGCAGAAAAGTTCGGCAAAAATGCTACCTGAAAATAAAACGGTACTTTTTACGTCAAGGGCAAGTATTGGCGATATGGCAATCCTTACTAAAGCAGGATCAACTAATCAAGGATTTCAATCTTTTGTCGTTGGCAAAGAACTGGATATTTATTTTCTCTACTCAATGGGATTTAAAATCAAGGAATATGCACTGAAAAATGCGTCTGGTTCAACGTTTTTGGAGGTATCAAAAAATAAGCTATTAAAAGCTGAACTTTTTATTCCCCAACTCCCCGAACAAGCCCAACTCGGCAACTTTTTCCGTGAGCTCGACCACCGTATCACCCAAAGCCGTGCCTTGTGGGAAAAAAGCCGCCAACTTAAAAAAGCCATGCTGACAAAAATGTTCCCTGCCGTAGGCGAAACCACCCCTAAAATCCGATTTAAAGGCTTTACGGGGGAATGGGAAAGGAAAACGTTGGGGGAAATTGCTTTTTCTTACTCAGGCGGAACACCCAGTATTGGAAATAATAAATTTTATGGCGGCAATATTCCTTTTATTCGCTCAGGCGAAATTCACAGTTCAAAAACCGAACTGTTTTTAACCCAAATCGGCTTGGAAAACTCATCTGCAAAATTAGTGAAAAAAGGCGATATTTTGTATGCCCTTTATGGTGCAACAAGCGGAGAAGTTGGAAGAAGCCAAATGGACGGAGCGATAAATCAGGCTATTTTGGCAATCATCCCCAGCGAAAATTATGATGCTGAATTTATCTCTCAATGGCTGAAAGCCAACAAAGAGAATATCGTTAATCTGTACTTGCAGGGCGGGCAAGGAAATTTGTCGGGAGAAATTGTGAAAAAAATTGAAATTTCTTTCCCAAGCCCCGAAGAACAAACCGCCATCGGCAACTTCTTCCGCCAACTGGATAACACCATCGCTCTGTACGCTTTGGAAACCGAAAAACTCGGCCGTCTGAAAAAAGCCCTGCTCGCCGCCATGCTGGTGTAA
- a CDS encoding type I restriction-modification system subunit M translates to MNKQQLAAKIWQSANKMRSKIEANEYKDYILGFIFYKFLCDKLEKFVISQGLPKADFAAELTEDGEFTDFIKENIGYFIAHEHLFSTWLEQGSDFNIANVRTAMSAFGRNIHPQYTAVFDGIFKTLESGLSKLGDTAASQTTAVKDLFELIKDIPMDGRQGYDVLGFIYEYLIGMFAANAGKKAGEFYTPHEVSLLMSEIVADHLKDREEISIYDPTSGSGSLLINIGHSVAKHLKSPDSIKYYAQELKENTYNLTRMNLVMRGISQDKIFVRNADTLEDDWPLEGEPLYLDAVVSNPPYSQPWNPKDKESDPRYRRFGLAPQTKADFAFLLHDLYHLKPAGIMTIVLPHGVLFRGGEEEKIRKNLIEYNHIDAIIGLPANIFFGTGIPTIIIVLRQERNRDDVLMIDASKHFIKKGKNNHLQASDIKRIVDCVTHRREIPKFSRRVPKAEIMDNGYNLNIPRYVDAAETAETWDIFAIMHGGIPKTELAQFADYWQAFDGLQNALFTDNGTPYVQPKTDNLKTAIQSHDSVAAFQTAFAKNFDNLTACLEELLIKPMATLGIAQTRQTLAELIREKLAATPLIDFYTAYQKLDDLWRADAAGIAADLEMIQSEGMQAIKQVDPFMVLKKDSKTKKEVEVQDGWVGHILPFELVQQVKLPDALARLKAQENRLTEIDGDMQSILENLSEEEKSGAYVNDNNDAFVAKEITAYFKMIYASITTEETQALESYLELLENKAKKPEKLAFIQNNTAVHWENIEASKDGTYAKAKINAYLNVLRSDYKFAEDSLESKLLKVQELLDEEKTLKSEIKTAAAKLHSDTKAAMEKLSDEEALDLLRQKWFTPLNQAMLALPETMLADFSQKLTALCAKYADTYQDIHARRRQSAAALAQMMDDLTGDDFDMQGIAAWQALLKG, encoded by the coding sequence ATGAACAAACAGCAACTTGCCGCCAAAATCTGGCAGTCGGCAAACAAAATGCGCTCCAAAATCGAAGCGAACGAATACAAAGACTACATTCTCGGTTTTATCTTCTACAAATTCCTGTGCGACAAGCTGGAAAAATTCGTCATCAGCCAAGGGCTGCCCAAAGCCGACTTTGCCGCTGAACTCACCGAAGACGGCGAATTTACCGATTTCATCAAAGAAAACATCGGCTATTTCATTGCCCACGAGCATCTGTTTTCCACTTGGCTTGAACAAGGTTCGGATTTCAATATTGCCAACGTCCGCACTGCCATGAGCGCGTTCGGGCGTAACATCCATCCCCAATACACCGCCGTATTCGACGGTATTTTCAAAACCCTGGAATCGGGTCTGAGTAAGTTGGGCGATACCGCCGCGAGCCAAACCACCGCCGTCAAAGACCTGTTCGAGCTGATTAAAGACATTCCTATGGACGGCAGACAGGGTTACGACGTGTTGGGTTTTATCTACGAATACCTGATCGGCATGTTCGCCGCCAATGCCGGCAAAAAAGCGGGCGAGTTTTACACCCCGCACGAAGTATCGCTGCTGATGTCGGAAATCGTTGCCGACCACTTGAAAGACCGCGAGGAAATCAGCATTTACGACCCCACCAGCGGCTCGGGCTCGTTGCTCATCAACATCGGCCACAGCGTTGCCAAGCACTTAAAAAGCCCCGACAGCATCAAATATTACGCCCAAGAACTCAAAGAAAACACCTACAACCTCACCCGCATGAATTTGGTGATGCGCGGCATTTCTCAAGACAAAATCTTCGTGCGCAACGCCGACACCCTGGAAGACGACTGGCCGCTCGAAGGCGAGCCGCTCTATCTCGACGCCGTCGTTTCCAACCCGCCGTATTCCCAACCGTGGAACCCCAAAGACAAAGAAAGCGACCCGCGCTACCGCCGCTTCGGCCTTGCCCCGCAAACCAAAGCCGACTTCGCCTTTTTGCTGCACGACCTGTATCACTTGAAACCCGCCGGCATCATGACCATCGTCTTGCCGCACGGCGTGTTGTTTCGCGGCGGCGAAGAAGAGAAAATCCGCAAAAACCTGATTGAATACAACCATATCGACGCCATTATCGGCCTGCCCGCCAACATCTTTTTCGGCACCGGCATCCCCACCATCATCATCGTCTTACGGCAAGAGCGCAACCGCGACGACGTGCTGATGATTGATGCCTCCAAGCACTTTATCAAAAAAGGCAAAAACAACCACTTGCAGGCAAGCGACATCAAGCGCATTGTCGATTGCGTCACCCACCGCCGCGAAATCCCCAAATTCTCCCGCCGCGTACCCAAAGCCGAAATCATGGACAACGGCTACAACCTCAACATCCCCCGCTACGTCGATGCCGCTGAAACCGCCGAAACATGGGACATCTTCGCCATCATGCACGGCGGCATCCCCAAAACCGAGCTGGCGCAGTTTGCCGACTACTGGCAAGCCTTCGACGGCCTGCAAAACGCTCTGTTTACCGACAACGGCACGCCTTATGTGCAACCCAAAACCGACAACCTCAAAACTGCCATCCAAAGTCACGACAGCGTGGCCGCGTTTCAGACGGCCTTTGCAAAAAACTTCGACAATCTCACCGCTTGTTTGGAAGAACTGCTTATCAAGCCGATGGCAACGCTGGGCATCGCCCAAACCCGACAAACCCTTGCCGAACTCATCCGCGAAAAACTTGCCGCCACCCCGCTCATCGACTTCTACACCGCCTACCAGAAACTCGACGACCTGTGGCGTGCCGACGCCGCCGGCATTGCCGCCGATTTGGAAATGATCCAAAGCGAAGGCATGCAAGCCATCAAGCAGGTTGATCCCTTTATGGTGCTGAAAAAAGACAGCAAAACCAAGAAAGAAGTCGAAGTGCAGGACGGCTGGGTGGGGCATATCCTGCCCTTTGAACTGGTGCAGCAGGTTAAACTGCCGGATGCGCTTGCCCGCTTGAAAGCCCAGGAAAACCGGCTTACTGAAATCGACGGCGACATGCAAAGCATTTTGGAAAATTTAAGCGAAGAAGAAAAAAGCGGAGCGTATGTCAATGATAATAATGACGCTTTTGTTGCCAAAGAAATCACTGCCTATTTCAAAATGATTTATGCAAGTATTACTACCGAAGAAACCCAAGCCTTAGAAAGTTATCTGGAGTTATTGGAAAACAAAGCCAAAAAGCCTGAAAAATTAGCCTTTATTCAAAATAATACGGCTGTACATTGGGAAAATATTGAAGCATCAAAAGACGGTACTTATGCTAAGGCAAAAATCAATGCATATTTGAACGTATTGCGTAGCGATTATAAATTTGCCGAAGACAGCTTAGAAAGTAAATTATTAAAAGTACAAGAATTATTAGACGAAGAAAAAACCCTAAAAAGCGAAATCAAAACCGCCGCCGCCAAGCTGCACAGCGACACCAAAGCGGCAATGGAAAAGTTGAGCGACGAAGAAGCACTCGATTTGCTGCGGCAAAAATGGTTCACTCCCCTAAACCAAGCCATGCTCGCGCTGCCTGAAACCATGCTCGCCGATTTCAGCCAAAAACTCACCGCCCTGTGCGCCAAATACGCCGACACCTACCAAGACATCCACGCACGCCGCCGCCAAAGCGCCGCCGCACTCGCGCAGATGATGGATGACCTCACCGGCGACGACTTCGATATGCAGGGCATCGCCGCCTGGCAAGCGCTACTTAAGGGGTAA
- a CDS encoding NADH-dependent flavin oxidoreductase: MNPKYTPLFQPYTLNNGTVIKNRLAVAPMTHWASLPDGNISPEERLFLSNRFKGFGLFISAATLVSPEGKAFAGQPEAVGTEHLPSLKEVAQIAHEQGAKAVLQLHHGGIQASADLLNGADKIAPSDDEASGSRALTEPEIRALIDAFARAAELALEAGFDGVEIHGANGYLIQQFVSAQSNRRSDEWGGSLANRLRFPLAVVEAVDAVRRKHNRPDFIVGYRFSPEEGGDNGLTMQDTFALIDALVQKPLQYLHVSLWDFYKKARRGADTNLTRIEQIHQRIGGKLPLIGVGNLFTAEQILAAYQTGWAEFIALGKTVLLNPDLAELIENGREAEIVSELDPDKADRYRIPERLWQQCQMGLAYLPPLKGRADWQPVDI, translated from the coding sequence ATGAACCCCAAATACACCCCGCTTTTCCAACCTTACACCCTCAACAACGGCACGGTCATTAAAAACCGCTTGGCCGTTGCGCCGATGACGCATTGGGCTTCTCTGCCCGACGGCAACATCAGCCCGGAGGAACGCCTGTTTTTGAGCAACCGCTTCAAAGGTTTCGGCCTGTTTATTTCCGCCGCCACGCTGGTGTCGCCCGAAGGCAAAGCCTTTGCCGGACAGCCTGAAGCCGTCGGCACCGAACATTTGCCGAGCTTGAAAGAAGTGGCGCAGATTGCACACGAACAAGGCGCGAAAGCGGTTTTGCAGCTTCATCACGGCGGTATTCAAGCCTCTGCCGATTTACTGAACGGTGCCGACAAAATAGCACCGTCGGATGACGAAGCCAGCGGTTCGCGCGCGCTCACCGAACCGGAAATCCGCGCCCTGATCGATGCCTTTGCCCGCGCCGCCGAGTTGGCACTCGAAGCAGGCTTCGACGGTGTGGAAATCCACGGAGCAAACGGCTATCTGATTCAGCAGTTCGTTTCCGCCCAAAGCAACCGCCGTTCAGACGAATGGGGCGGCAGCTTGGCAAACCGCCTGCGCTTCCCGCTGGCCGTCGTCGAAGCCGTCGATGCCGTGCGCCGCAAACACAACCGTCCCGATTTTATCGTCGGCTACCGTTTTTCACCCGAAGAAGGGGGCGACAACGGCCTGACCATGCAGGATACTTTCGCGCTGATTGATGCGTTGGTGCAAAAACCGCTGCAATATCTGCACGTTTCGCTTTGGGATTTCTACAAAAAAGCCCGCCGCGGTGCTGATACAAATTTGACGCGCATCGAGCAGATACACCAACGCATCGGCGGCAAACTGCCCCTGATCGGCGTAGGCAACCTGTTTACCGCCGAGCAGATTTTGGCGGCCTACCAAACCGGCTGGGCGGAATTTATCGCATTGGGTAAAACCGTTTTGCTCAATCCCGATTTGGCCGAACTGATTGAAAACGGCCGCGAAGCCGAAATCGTGAGCGAACTCGATCCCGATAAAGCCGACCGCTACCGCATCCCCGAAAGATTGTGGCAGCAGTGCCAAATGGGGTTGGCATACCTGCCGCCGCTTAAAGGCCGCGCCGATTGGCAGCCGGTAGATATTTGA
- a CDS encoding VOC family protein → MFSHITVGTNNLSRSAAFYDALLLPLGMRRRHEKPDGGPDAACYGLPGQMLPIFYVHETFNRLPATAGNGSMVAFLASSAALVDVAYTAGLNAGGTDEGAPGERPHYGKGYYGAYLRDPDGNKVHIVFRGDFCWSARRSDACLKITMRRTGAAARHFGLHV, encoded by the coding sequence ATGTTCAGCCATATTACTGTCGGTACCAATAATCTCTCACGCTCGGCGGCGTTTTACGACGCTCTATTGCTGCCACTAGGCATGCGACGTAGGCATGAAAAACCGGACGGTGGCCCTGATGCTGCATGTTACGGATTACCGGGTCAAATGCTGCCGATTTTTTATGTACACGAAACCTTTAACCGTCTGCCTGCTACAGCAGGAAATGGAAGTATGGTGGCTTTTCTTGCATCTAGTGCAGCATTAGTGGATGTCGCATACACCGCAGGCTTAAATGCCGGAGGAACCGATGAAGGCGCGCCGGGTGAGCGGCCTCATTACGGTAAAGGCTACTACGGTGCTTATTTGCGCGATCCGGACGGCAATAAAGTGCATATTGTCTTCAGAGGCGATTTTTGTTGGTCGGCAAGACGAAGTGATGCCTGTCTGAAAATAACCATGCGTAGGACGGGCGCCGCTGCCCGCCATTTTGGCTTGCATGTGTGA